A part of Vespula pensylvanica isolate Volc-1 chromosome 20, ASM1446617v1, whole genome shotgun sequence genomic DNA contains:
- the LOC122636065 gene encoding UDP-glucosyltransferase 2-like → MKVLRYIIFWMDLCLTFSQGYRILGIFPYQSKSHFNMFETLTKGLAKKGHQVDVISPFPQKRPFVNYTDLVVIPPQLNIVNNISYNTAKNIWTVQIVSNVAGNDICEHLAHPDIQKLIHNPPKDPPYDVVLIQVFAAHCFAIFGHLLNVPVIGISPPNLYPWYNSFVGNPKNLAILPNNLLPFVNPMNFWQRIYNTVSTAINQIYFNHLTEYQDEQIRKYVGPNLPGVRQLEANISMILVNSYFSLDGIRPLTQAIIEVGGLHVQDDNSKLPPELRKWMNESNDGFVYFSFGSMVKIESFPRHILDIFYKSFGKISPVNVLIKIANPEELPPGLPKNIRISSWLPQLKVLKHRNVKAFITHGGLLGTQEAISYGVPMIGIPLFSDQFTNIANYVKKNIAVKLDYENLSEDDMDAALNAILYNSTYRETARKLSQQFLDRPLKPIDTANFWIEYIVKYGKDALRSPAMDLNWWQVELLDVYAFLLLALIVIVYITIHLTLMFLNMISSKVNIKVSRVKKML, encoded by the exons atgaaggtgTTGCGGTACATAATTTTTTGGATGGACTTGTGTCTCACGTTCTCTCAGGGATATCGAATTCTCGGAATTTTTCCATATCAATCGAAGAGCCATTTTAACATGTTCGAAACTTTGACGAAAGGTCTAGCTAAAAAGGGCCATCAAGTTGACGTGATTAGTCCGTTCCCACAGAAAAGGCCGTTCGTCAATTATACCGATTTAGTCGTGATACCACCACaattaaatatcgttaataacATTTCGTACAATACCGCAAAGAATATCTGGACAGTACAAATAGTGTCAAATGTAGCTGGTAATGATATTTGTGAACACTTGGCACATCCAGATATTCAAAAACTAATCCACAATCCTCCAAAAGATCCACCCTACGACGTCGTTTTGATACAg GTTTTTGCTGCCCATTGTTTCGCAATATTCGGACATCTTCTCAACGTACCAGTGATCGGCATCAGTCCTCCAAATCTTTATCCGTGGTACAATTCTTTCGTTGGTAATCCCAAAAATTTGGCTATCCTTCCCAATAATTTATTGCCTTTTGTGAATCCAATGAATTTTTGGCAACGAATATATAACACCGTAAGCACTGCTATCAATCAGATATACTTCAATCATTTGACCGAATATCAAGACGAACAAATAAGAAAGTACGTCGGTCCGAATCTACCGGGTGTGCGACAATTAGAAGCCAATATTTCCATGATTCTGGTGAATTCATATTTTAGTTTGGACGGAATCAGACCGTTAACACAGGCAATCATCGAAGTCGGTGGATTACATGTTCAAGACGACAACTCGAAATTACCACCA GAACTAAGGAAATGGATGAATGAGAGCAACGACGGTTTTGTCTATTTCTCATTCGGTTCGATGGTCAAAATCGAATCGTTTCCAAGACACATTCtcgatatattctataaatctTTCGGAAAGATATCGCCAGTAAATGTTCTAATAAAGATCGCAAATCCTGAGGAGTTACCACCTGGTTTGCCAAAGAACATTCGCATTTCGTCATGGCTACCGCAATTGAAAGTTTTAA aacatCGGAACGTGAAGGCGTTTATTACTCACGGAGGTCTTCTGGGGACACAGGAGGCCATTTCTTACGGCGTTCCAATGATCGGAATACCTCTTTTCTCCGATCAATTTACGAATATCGCTAATTACGTGAAGAAGAATATCGCGGTGAAACTAGATTACGAAAATTTGTCGGAAGATGATATGGACGCTGCATTGAACGCGATCTTATATAATTCTACGTACAG AGAGACGGCACGTAAGCTGTCACAACAATTTTTGGATAGGCCGTTGAAGCCAATCGACACGGCTAATTTTTGGATCGAATATATCGTGAAATATGGAAAGGACGCACTTCGTTCACCGGCCATGGACTTGAATTGGTGGCAAGTCGAACTTTTAGATGTATATGCATTTCTACTGTTAGCTTTGATCGTTATCGTTTACATAACAATTCATTTAACTCTAATGTTTCTGAACATGATATCATCAAAGGTAAACATCAAGGTTTCACGCGTGAAAAAGATGTTGTAA